From Salinirubellus salinus, the proteins below share one genomic window:
- the leuS gene encoding leucine--tRNA ligase, with the protein MSEYDPHAVEERWRDRWQEEGTYEADPDEAGEPTFVTVPYPYPSGGMHIGHARTYTVPDVYARYRRLQGDNVLFPIAWHVTGTPIIGAVERLKKGEEKQLSVLRDTYNVPEDTLQDLETPMGFARYFIEEHYKKGMRSLGLSIDWRREFTTNDERYQRFITWQYETLRDRGLLEKGLHPVKYCTNEQQPVTTHDILEGEEAEFQEYTLVKFTVTLPDGDTAVAPMATLRPETVRGVTNAFVKPSGSYVKASVDGETWVVSETAAEKLRLQERTVEVLDTFEGEELVGVEATNPITEDEVVVLPASFVDPENATGVVMSVPAHSPDDYVALQEVKDDADSLAEYGIDPDAVRALEPIPILTIEGYGEIPAKDAVEQAGVTSQDDPALEAATQELYNREFHQGELIDAYGEYAGRVVEDVREAFRDHYRRTGQFGQFYEFTEEVVCRCGGAVEVAKQDTWFLRYNDEDWKAETKRAIDRLTAIPENTREQYTHTVDWLNEWPCIRNYGLGTRLPWDQDFVIEPLSDSTIYMAYYTIAHRLDDVPPEGMTREFFDTLFYGADAVDDPDEHALDLREEWDHWYPVDVRVSANDLISNHLTFFLYHHAELFDEDNWPEGITIMGMGLLEGQKMSSSKGHVVLPGEAVSEYGADTARFFLLNSAEPWQDFDWRADQVETVHDQLRRFWDRAARIIESEAPEDPDLRPIDEWLLSRLQTTVREATEALDGFETRTASQAAFYAFEESLRWYRRRTDLDRPGARYTQREVLRTRLELLAPFVPFMANELHERLTGEPAEEWPEVDESLESAAVEARETLVRDLTDDVNDIVDVVGSDPEVIRVYAAADWKRDVLEQVVETGPDVGAVMGEVMSDPDLREKGNAVNQLVQDLVEVVRERDADTLADLRALDEVEVYEDAAAFLEREFGADVEVYAEDDPDAVDPEGKAGNAQPLRPAIHLE; encoded by the coding sequence ATGAGCGAGTACGACCCCCACGCGGTCGAGGAACGCTGGCGTGACCGCTGGCAGGAGGAGGGCACCTACGAGGCCGACCCGGACGAGGCGGGCGAACCCACGTTCGTCACCGTCCCGTACCCGTACCCGAGCGGCGGGATGCACATCGGCCACGCCCGCACGTACACCGTGCCGGACGTGTACGCGCGCTACCGGCGGCTGCAGGGCGACAACGTCCTCTTTCCCATCGCGTGGCACGTCACGGGCACCCCCATCATCGGGGCCGTCGAACGCCTGAAGAAGGGCGAGGAGAAACAGCTCTCCGTGCTGCGGGACACGTACAACGTCCCCGAGGACACCCTGCAGGACCTGGAGACGCCGATGGGGTTCGCCCGCTACTTCATCGAGGAACACTACAAGAAGGGGATGCGCTCGCTGGGCCTCTCCATCGACTGGCGACGCGAGTTCACCACCAACGACGAGCGCTACCAGCGGTTCATCACGTGGCAGTACGAGACCCTGCGCGACCGCGGCCTGCTGGAGAAGGGGCTCCACCCGGTGAAGTACTGCACCAACGAGCAACAGCCGGTCACCACCCACGACATCCTCGAGGGCGAGGAGGCCGAGTTCCAGGAGTACACGCTGGTCAAGTTCACCGTCACGCTGCCCGACGGCGACACCGCCGTCGCGCCGATGGCGACGCTGCGCCCGGAGACGGTCCGCGGCGTGACGAACGCCTTCGTCAAGCCGAGCGGGTCGTACGTCAAGGCGAGTGTCGACGGCGAGACGTGGGTCGTCAGCGAGACGGCCGCTGAGAAACTGCGCCTGCAGGAGCGGACCGTTGAGGTCCTCGACACCTTCGAGGGCGAGGAACTGGTCGGCGTCGAGGCGACGAACCCCATCACCGAGGACGAGGTCGTCGTCCTCCCGGCCTCCTTCGTCGACCCGGAGAACGCCACGGGTGTCGTGATGTCCGTGCCGGCGCACTCCCCGGACGACTACGTCGCGCTGCAGGAGGTCAAGGACGACGCCGACTCGCTGGCCGAGTACGGCATCGACCCCGACGCGGTCCGGGCCCTCGAGCCCATCCCCATCCTGACCATCGAGGGGTACGGCGAGATCCCCGCGAAGGACGCGGTCGAGCAGGCCGGCGTCACCTCGCAGGACGACCCGGCGCTGGAGGCGGCCACGCAGGAACTCTACAACCGCGAGTTCCACCAAGGTGAGCTGATAGACGCGTACGGCGAGTACGCCGGCCGCGTCGTCGAGGACGTCCGCGAGGCGTTCCGCGACCACTACCGCCGCACGGGGCAGTTCGGTCAGTTCTACGAGTTCACCGAGGAGGTCGTCTGCCGGTGTGGCGGGGCCGTCGAGGTGGCCAAGCAGGACACCTGGTTCCTGCGGTACAACGACGAGGACTGGAAGGCCGAGACCAAACGCGCCATCGACCGGCTGACGGCCATCCCGGAGAACACGCGCGAGCAGTACACCCACACCGTCGACTGGCTGAACGAGTGGCCCTGCATCCGCAACTACGGGCTGGGCACCCGGCTGCCGTGGGACCAGGACTTCGTCATCGAGCCGCTGTCGGACTCGACCATCTACATGGCGTACTACACCATCGCCCACCGGCTGGACGACGTCCCGCCCGAGGGGATGACCCGTGAGTTCTTCGACACGCTGTTCTACGGTGCGGACGCGGTCGACGACCCGGACGAACACGCCCTGGACCTGCGCGAGGAGTGGGACCACTGGTACCCCGTCGACGTCCGGGTGAGCGCGAACGACCTCATCTCGAACCACCTGACGTTCTTCCTGTACCACCACGCGGAGCTGTTCGACGAGGACAACTGGCCCGAGGGCATCACCATCATGGGGATGGGCCTGCTGGAGGGGCAGAAGATGTCCTCCTCGAAAGGGCACGTGGTCCTGCCGGGCGAGGCCGTCTCGGAGTACGGCGCCGACACCGCCCGGTTCTTCCTGCTGAACTCCGCCGAGCCGTGGCAGGACTTCGACTGGCGGGCCGACCAGGTCGAGACGGTCCACGACCAGTTGCGGCGGTTCTGGGACCGGGCGGCGCGCATCATCGAGAGCGAGGCCCCCGAGGACCCCGACCTCCGGCCCATCGACGAGTGGCTGCTCTCCAGACTGCAGACGACCGTCCGCGAGGCGACCGAGGCGCTCGACGGCTTCGAGACGCGAACCGCCTCGCAGGCCGCGTTCTACGCCTTCGAGGAGTCGCTGCGCTGGTACCGCCGACGCACCGACCTCGACCGGCCGGGCGCGCGCTACACCCAGCGCGAGGTACTGCGGACGCGCCTCGAACTGCTGGCCCCGTTCGTCCCGTTCATGGCGAACGAACTCCACGAGCGGCTGACCGGCGAGCCCGCCGAGGAGTGGCCCGAGGTCGACGAGTCGCTGGAGTCCGCCGCAGTGGAGGCCCGCGAGACGCTCGTCCGGGACCTGACCGACGACGTGAACGACATCGTGGACGTGGTCGGGAGCGACCCGGAGGTCATCCGCGTCTACGCCGCCGCCGACTGGAAGCGCGACGTGCTGGAACAGGTCGTCGAGACCGGCCCCGACGTGGGTGCGGTGATGGGCGAGGTGATGTCCGACCCCGACCTGCGCGAGAAGGGGAACGCCGTGAACCAGCTGGTGCAGGACCTCGTCGAGGTGGTCCGCGAGCGCGACGCCGACACGCTGGCGGACCTGCGCGCGCTGGACGAGGTCGAGGTGTACGAGGACGCCGCCGCGTTCCTCGAACGCGAGTTCGGTGCGGACGTAGAGGTCTACGCCGAGGACGACCCGGATGCGGTGGACCCGGAGGGGAAGGCGGGCAACGCCCAGCCGCTGCGGCCGGCCATCCACCTCGAGTAG
- a CDS encoding CBS domain-containing protein — translation MLVSLSVRDVMTRDVLTVTPDTAVVNVAERLAATDAGSLVVCAESEPIGIVTRSDLVEVLAAREDPGRTLVVDVMSVDLVTVGPDEPIENAAELLDEHGIGHLPVVETDDEDDEGNGHIVGVVSTTDLSHYLPYLGRTRHALERLRRTPGGPDTAYGDRDWHFEHEGVEDGLTVDDRIHFRKRLSEGDVAAFADATGDTNRVHLDEAFAEQTRFAGRIAHGILTAGLVSAALARLPGLTIYLSQELSFLGPVRIGETVTAVCQVLEDLGGGKFRLSTTVYDEDGDAVIDGEAVVLVDELPADVDAEADVEVEVEAADEREDEN, via the coding sequence ATGCTCGTCTCCCTCTCCGTCCGGGACGTGATGACCCGCGACGTGCTGACGGTCACGCCAGACACGGCCGTTGTGAACGTGGCCGAGCGACTCGCCGCCACCGACGCCGGGTCGCTCGTGGTCTGTGCCGAGTCCGAACCCATCGGCATCGTCACCCGGTCCGACCTCGTCGAGGTGCTCGCGGCCCGCGAGGACCCCGGCCGCACCCTCGTCGTCGACGTGATGAGCGTCGACCTCGTCACGGTCGGCCCGGACGAACCCATCGAGAACGCGGCCGAGCTGCTCGACGAACACGGTATCGGCCACCTCCCGGTCGTCGAGACGGACGACGAAGACGACGAGGGGAACGGCCACATCGTCGGCGTCGTCTCGACGACGGACCTCTCGCACTACCTCCCGTACCTCGGTCGCACCCGGCACGCGCTGGAGCGGCTCCGACGGACCCCCGGCGGCCCGGATACCGCCTACGGCGACCGGGACTGGCACTTCGAACACGAGGGAGTGGAGGACGGACTCACCGTCGACGACCGCATCCACTTCAGGAAACGGCTCTCCGAGGGGGACGTCGCGGCGTTCGCCGACGCAACCGGCGACACCAACCGCGTCCACCTGGACGAGGCGTTCGCCGAGCAGACTCGCTTCGCCGGCCGCATCGCCCACGGCATCCTCACCGCGGGGCTCGTCTCGGCGGCGCTCGCGCGACTGCCCGGCCTGACCATCTACCTCTCGCAGGAACTCTCCTTCCTCGGGCCGGTCCGCATCGGCGAGACGGTCACCGCTGTCTGCCAGGTGCTCGAGGACCTCGGCGGCGGGAAGTTCCGCCTCTCGACGACCGTCTACGACGAGGACGGGGACGCGGTCATCGACGGGGAGGCGGTGGTGCTGGTGGACGAACTGCCAGCGGACGTGGATGCGGAGGCGGACGTGGAGGTGGAGGTGGAGGCGGCCGACGAGCGCGAGGACGAGAACTGA
- a CDS encoding RNA-binding domain-containing protein, whose amino-acid sequence MQTDGGSILYSVDVEIVVPIKDTEVKARVRDAVEALFPEAEFEEGHGELRGEAHSLEHFSELLHDQQILDTARGQFFADQSGDTFSFDLKKQAAFRGVVNFAVGSPGELGEIHVRVKVRDPSVEAYVDHVAPPTEDGRPVTE is encoded by the coding sequence GTGCAGACGGACGGGGGGAGCATCCTCTACAGCGTCGACGTCGAGATCGTCGTCCCCATCAAGGACACCGAGGTGAAGGCCCGCGTCCGCGACGCCGTCGAGGCCCTCTTCCCCGAGGCCGAGTTCGAGGAGGGCCACGGCGAGTTGCGGGGCGAGGCCCACTCGCTCGAACACTTCTCCGAGTTGCTCCACGACCAGCAGATCCTCGACACGGCGCGGGGGCAGTTCTTCGCCGACCAGTCCGGCGATACCTTCTCGTTCGACCTGAAGAAGCAGGCCGCGTTCCGCGGCGTGGTGAACTTCGCCGTCGGGAGTCCGGGCGAACTCGGCGAGATACACGTGCGCGTGAAGGTGCGCGACCCGAGCGTGGAGGCGTACGTCGACCACGTGGCTCCGCCCACGGAGGATGGCAGGCCGGTCACGGAGTAG
- a CDS encoding molybdopterin-dependent oxidoreductase, producing the protein MTDGSGASLGRRVAALVRRLEPRPRLVDWSLFALVVLVLVTGLVSLVSGSADRGWLFVVHGLAGLAITAFLFYKLRRVRYRVTGRAWTATTALSVLLATATLGALGTGVWWVFGGSLDLGPWGLLNLHIGLGLVVVPLLLYHLSRRYRPPARSDLEGRRTALQYGTVLVGAAAAWRLQQSANRVLDTAGAERRFTGSREDGSDAGNAFPITSWVADDPDPVDADEWTLDVGGAVETPRSLSYADVDPAHEDRVLLDCTSGWFSEHDWQGLSVGDLLDEAGASDDAAWVQFRSVTGYRWSLPIEEARDATLATHVDDERLSHGHGFPLRLVAPERRGFQWVKWVEGMRVTRRRDRSEWVAVFVSGLDE; encoded by the coding sequence GTGACCGACGGTTCCGGGGCGTCGCTCGGGCGACGGGTCGCGGCGCTGGTTCGCCGATTGGAGCCACGGCCGCGACTCGTCGACTGGTCGCTGTTCGCGCTCGTCGTCCTCGTGCTGGTGACGGGCCTCGTGAGCCTCGTCTCCGGGTCGGCCGACCGCGGCTGGCTGTTCGTCGTCCACGGCCTCGCCGGCCTCGCCATCACGGCGTTCCTGTTCTACAAGCTCCGGCGGGTCCGCTACCGCGTCACCGGCCGGGCGTGGACCGCCACCACCGCGCTCTCGGTCCTCCTCGCCACGGCCACGCTCGGCGCGCTCGGCACCGGCGTCTGGTGGGTGTTCGGTGGGTCGCTGGACCTCGGGCCGTGGGGCCTCCTCAACCTCCACATCGGCCTCGGCCTCGTGGTCGTCCCCCTGCTGCTGTACCACCTCTCGCGGCGCTACCGCCCACCCGCCCGTTCGGACCTCGAGGGCCGGCGGACGGCGCTCCAGTACGGCACCGTCCTCGTCGGCGCGGCGGCCGCGTGGCGCCTCCAGCAGTCCGCCAACCGCGTCCTCGACACCGCGGGCGCCGAGCGGCGCTTCACCGGGTCGCGCGAGGACGGGTCGGACGCGGGCAACGCCTTCCCCATCACGTCGTGGGTGGCCGACGACCCCGACCCGGTCGACGCGGACGAGTGGACGCTCGACGTTGGCGGGGCCGTCGAGACGCCGCGCTCGCTCTCCTACGCCGACGTGGACCCGGCCCACGAGGACCGCGTCCTGCTCGACTGCACCTCCGGGTGGTTCTCCGAGCACGACTGGCAGGGCCTCTCGGTGGGCGACCTGCTGGACGAGGCGGGTGCGAGTGACGACGCGGCGTGGGTCCAGTTCCGCTCGGTGACGGGCTACCGCTGGTCGCTCCCCATCGAGGAAGCGCGGGACGCGACGCTCGCGACGCACGTCGACGACGAGCGACTCAGCCACGGCCACGGCTTCCCGCTCCGGCTGGTCGCGCCGGAGCGCCGGGGGTTCCAGTGGGTGAAGTGGGTGGAGGGGATGCGGGTGACGCGGCGGCGTGACCGCTCGGAGTGGGTGGCCGTGTTCGTCAGCGGACTGGACGAGTGA
- a CDS encoding thrombospondin type 3 repeat-containing protein has translation MNWPAVLAVVLVLVSGVSAGAVGAGGGLAAPSPLELDPLGQDSDGDGLLDRHERTFDTDPTRADTDGDGLADPVELDGPTDPTLVDTDDDGLDDPAELDAGTDPTVADTDGDGLTDGQEATDGTDPLADDTDGDTLLDSREAAFGTDPLAVDSDGDSLDDDTELAVGMAPLLADTDDDGLSDPDESDGGTDPLLADTDDDGLADGEEVALGTDPTDPDTDGDRLLDGWEVAGESADGAPLPDADPLRMDLYVELLRPVEGDRLTEREEETLVRYWAEMPVQNPDGSTGIDIHVSRQTVDGEVVHVDGDADRDARDYYDERYLGNRTGEYHLAVATTEYEFGSSAAFGQAPGRVTVYAPWPGLRPDVLTHELLHNVLGRLDSPLALEDDPYHASEGFLTPTGADPHLPDSIAEQLEEDGFAG, from the coding sequence ATGAACTGGCCGGCGGTGCTGGCTGTCGTTCTCGTCCTCGTCAGTGGTGTGAGTGCCGGTGCGGTCGGTGCAGGTGGCGGGCTCGCCGCCCCCTCACCGCTCGAACTCGACCCGCTCGGGCAGGACTCGGACGGCGACGGTCTCCTCGACCGACACGAGCGGACCTTCGACACCGACCCGACACGGGCAGACACGGACGGCGACGGTCTCGCCGACCCGGTCGAACTCGACGGGCCGACGGACCCGACGCTCGTCGACACCGACGACGACGGGCTCGACGACCCGGCCGAACTGGACGCCGGCACCGACCCGACCGTGGCGGACACGGACGGCGACGGCCTCACCGACGGGCAGGAGGCCACCGACGGCACGGACCCCCTCGCCGACGACACCGACGGTGATACCCTCCTCGACTCGCGGGAGGCCGCCTTCGGGACGGACCCGCTCGCGGTCGACTCGGACGGCGACTCGCTCGACGACGACACGGAACTCGCGGTCGGGATGGCCCCCCTGCTGGCCGACACCGACGACGACGGCCTCTCGGACCCGGACGAGAGTGACGGGGGGACGGACCCGCTGCTGGCCGACACCGACGACGACGGGCTGGCCGACGGCGAGGAGGTGGCGCTCGGCACCGACCCGACCGACCCGGACACGGACGGCGACCGACTGCTCGACGGGTGGGAGGTGGCCGGCGAGTCGGCCGACGGTGCGCCGCTACCGGACGCCGACCCGCTCCGGATGGACCTCTACGTCGAACTCCTGCGGCCGGTGGAGGGTGACCGGCTCACCGAGCGCGAGGAGGAGACGCTCGTCCGCTACTGGGCGGAGATGCCGGTCCAGAACCCCGACGGGTCCACGGGGATCGACATCCACGTCAGTCGACAGACCGTCGACGGCGAGGTGGTCCACGTCGACGGCGACGCCGACCGGGACGCACGAGACTACTACGACGAGCGGTACCTCGGCAACCGGACGGGCGAGTACCACCTCGCCGTGGCCACGACGGAGTACGAGTTCGGCAGCTCGGCGGCCTTCGGCCAGGCGCCCGGCCGGGTGACCGTCTACGCGCCGTGGCCCGGGCTCCGCCCGGACGTCCTCACCCACGAACTCCTCCACAACGTGCTGGGCCGACTGGACTCCCCGCTGGCACTCGAGGACGACCCGTACCACGCCAGCGAGGGGTTCCTCACGCCGACCGGCGCCGACCCCCACCTGCCCGACTCGATCGCCGAGCAACTCGAGGAGGACGGCTTCGCGGGCTGA